One stretch of Streptomyces sp. NBC_01142 DNA includes these proteins:
- a CDS encoding thiamine pyrophosphate-binding protein, giving the protein MTHDHHHETPRLTAEQTAAALAPPAGRNGGDLVVETLHGLGATTVFGLPGQHALGMFDALRRSSLEYVGLRVENNAGFAADAYGRITGEVAPLLLSTGPGALTSLAALQEAAAASAPVLAISSQVPTAGLGGGRHGYLHELRDQQASFRGIVKSVHTVRTASQIPSAIAAAWESALTAPHGPVWVEIPQDVLLATTTLPVVTAMDATPRELHPRPELTAVAAHLLSNAARPAIIAGGGVVRSDASGKLRALAERINAPVVTTYGGKGAFPWTHPLSLQSWMEDRHTTDFLEDADVLLVVGSGLGELSSNYHTFAPRGRVIQIEADLGKLESNHPGLGIHADARPAVSALLESVAERPDPTAAERVRTVLTQVRERIAAQDLTLEQQVLASVREALPATSPSFWDMTILAYWAWSAFDARHPNTMHSAQGAGGLGYGFPAALGAAAADRTRPVLAVSGDGGAMYSIAELATAKQYELPVTWLIVDDGGYGILREYMSDAFGEATATELSRPDFVALAESFGVPAVRTTPESLSEDLAKALGTPGPSVVVLPALLRMFAPTHL; this is encoded by the coding sequence GTGACGCACGACCACCACCATGAGACGCCCCGCCTCACGGCGGAGCAGACCGCGGCGGCGCTCGCCCCTCCGGCCGGCCGCAACGGCGGAGACCTCGTCGTCGAGACGCTGCACGGCCTCGGTGCCACCACGGTCTTCGGGCTGCCCGGCCAGCACGCGCTGGGCATGTTCGACGCCCTTCGCCGTTCCTCGCTGGAGTACGTCGGACTGCGCGTCGAGAACAACGCGGGCTTCGCCGCCGACGCGTACGGCCGGATCACCGGCGAGGTCGCCCCGCTGCTGCTCTCCACCGGACCGGGCGCGCTCACCTCGCTCGCCGCGCTCCAGGAGGCGGCCGCGGCGTCCGCGCCGGTCCTCGCCATCTCGAGCCAGGTCCCGACCGCGGGCCTGGGCGGCGGCCGCCACGGCTACCTCCACGAACTGCGCGACCAGCAGGCCTCGTTCCGCGGCATCGTGAAGTCCGTGCACACCGTCCGTACAGCCTCGCAGATCCCTTCGGCGATCGCCGCGGCCTGGGAATCGGCCCTCACCGCCCCGCACGGCCCGGTCTGGGTGGAGATCCCGCAGGACGTGCTGCTCGCTACGACGACCCTGCCGGTGGTCACGGCGATGGACGCCACCCCGCGCGAGCTGCACCCCCGCCCCGAGCTGACCGCGGTGGCCGCGCATCTGCTGTCGAACGCCGCCCGCCCGGCGATCATCGCGGGCGGCGGAGTCGTACGCTCCGACGCGTCCGGCAAGCTGCGCGCTCTCGCGGAGAGGATCAACGCGCCGGTCGTCACCACGTACGGCGGCAAGGGCGCGTTCCCGTGGACGCACCCCCTGTCGCTCCAGTCCTGGATGGAGGACCGCCACACCACGGACTTCCTCGAGGACGCCGATGTCCTGCTGGTCGTCGGCTCCGGCCTGGGTGAACTCTCCTCGAACTACCACACGTTCGCACCGCGCGGCCGGGTGATCCAGATCGAGGCGGACCTCGGCAAACTGGAGTCCAACCACCCCGGCCTCGGTATCCACGCGGATGCGCGGCCGGCCGTCTCCGCGCTGCTGGAGTCCGTGGCGGAGCGCCCGGACCCGACGGCGGCGGAGCGCGTACGCACGGTCCTCACCCAGGTCCGCGAGCGCATCGCGGCCCAGGACCTCACGCTGGAACAGCAGGTGCTGGCCTCGGTCCGCGAGGCGCTGCCCGCCACGTCGCCCAGCTTCTGGGACATGACGATCCTGGCGTACTGGGCCTGGTCCGCCTTCGACGCCCGCCACCCGAACACCATGCACTCCGCCCAGGGCGCGGGCGGCCTCGGCTACGGCTTCCCGGCGGCGCTGGGAGCTGCGGCGGCGGACCGTACGCGTCCCGTCCTCGCGGTCTCCGGCGACGGCGGAGCGATGTACTCGATCGCCGAGCTCGCCACGGCCAAGCAGTACGAACTCCCCGTCACCTGGCTGATCGTGGACGACGGCGGCTACGGCATCCTGCGCGAGTACATGTCGGACGCGTTCGGCGAGGCGACGGCGACGGAGCTGTCGCGCCCGGACTTCGTGGCGCTGGCGGAGTCCTTCGGGGTCCCGGCGGTCCGTACGACTCCGGAGTCCCTGTCCGAGGACCTCGCGAAGGCACTGGGGACCCCGGGCCCGTCGGTGGTGGTGCTCCCGGCCCTCCTGCGCATGTTCGCGCCGACGCACCTCTGA